Genomic DNA from Cucumis melo cultivar AY chromosome 10, USDA_Cmelo_AY_1.0, whole genome shotgun sequence:
TATTCTATGCTGTTCATGTTAAGTTAACTTCAAAGAGTAAGATAAATCATGTATGAAATAGTATCTATTCCTTTTACAATTTGTAGAACGGGAGAATTGAGCTTCTAACCttagaaatttatattgataaaatacaaattttatATCAATTTAGCTATGttcatttttatcattttaaaacGTGTTCATCCATATACAAATATCCTTACTAGAAACGCACTTTATATCTTTTGAGTGAAATGCTTTTCTACTTTATCATGGAATAGTGCAAATGCTTTTACGATAACAAACACAGACAACATGTGACACACGCATAGTACGATTTGCAGCCATGCATGTTAGTTAGCTTAGCAATGTCAATTTTAAATGGATTGTTAGCAAAACttgaatattatatttatgtacatGTTTTATGGTGTGCTAATTCTATCATGAGATTGGTTGTTTTTATGTTGATTATGTTTATTGCATATTTGCTAGAATGTTTTCTTGTCCTTAATTTACGACATATGTTATCGGAcataaaaatttgtaaaatattttttccttaTCTGACAATAAGGTTTTTTTAGATTTCGTGATCTGTTGTATTTTTCCTTGTAGAGTTGATTTAATtctttcatttaatatattCTCAAGCCTACCCAAATCTATGCGATGATTTGATTCAATTTAGGGTTGACCGTTTTGAAGAATATTCAAGTCATTGTCTTGTGTGTGTCGAATAACACAAGTCTGTCAATATATGAAATTGTGGAGTTTTTGTCATTGTTGATCTCGAGTGATTCTAACTGTTTTTATGGTGGTTGGAAGCTTTATTCTTGaaattttgttgttgtttttttggTAGTGATCAAAGATTAATTGGAGGGGAGCCTAAGCGTTCGTTCACTGCTATCCTTATATTTAGGAGAGCCTAACATGTTGAAGGTGAGGGGATCTCTCACATTTAGAGGAACCTAAGTTTCATTGAGAGTGAGTTTTAGACACTTGGAGGAACCTAAATGATCATTCCCTAAATTGAGCAATTCTTGTGTCACGTTTATTTACAAATAAGTGCATTGTTTGAAATTATATTagttaatatttttttctattacACAAATTGTCTCATGATGTAGGTGGTATTGTATCGAATTGGGTTACCAAACTCTctattctattataaattttaattagtttttctGCATTTGTTTGTAATGTCTTTGAAAATGTTGTAACATCGTGTGTTAGACAACCTTCGTTCTTCCACAGACATAACCTTCATTATTTCACGGACATCATATGTCTTAATTGATGACAATTGAGCACCAAAACCTTTACTTTTAGCTCAAAGAGGCACATGCTATGATCAATGATAGTTGTTTGTTTCACTATTGCTTTATATCTGTTTATCATTTTAATACAACTCGAAATTAACatcttttttaattctttcaaCAACAAATTTAGCACCCCATAATTTGAACCCAAATCTTGTATAATACCTGTTGGTGAATGCTTTTACAATAATTTCTTGTGATACAATAATCAACTTACTCGAAACTTTGTATAGTTTAACTTTTGCCAATAATTTTCTTTGCTAATAAACAAaaacctttctactaagagtgTAAACAGGTTGGTTGGGTTAAGGGATATTTTGGGACCAACTTGAATTTTCAAATTGGTTTGATTGGCAACCCAAATGACTTGAAAATTATTCCCAACGCAACCCTAAAAATAAATGTTGGGTTGGATTATCATATTGTATAATTCTTTCTCTCATTTCTATTAtttgttaaatttcaaaaacattaTGACATCAGATCTATAAATTCACACATATTCCAAAAACATCCATAAAGGATAACATTAATACAATAATACTtaataaaaagttttaaaatatataatattactTCTAGAGAGTCAAATTATATGAACCAaacttctaaaataaaaaaacataccAAACATCATATTATAAaacttaatataaatatatagatatataatatCATTAATTCGGGACGGGTTGAGTTGAACCGAATTTTTTAAACCTCAACCTGATATCCAATCCAACccgaaaaagaaacaaaaaaaatccaacTAAACCCAAATTTTGAAATAACTCAACCCAACTCTTATAATATGAGTTGGATAGTTCGGGTTATTCGAATTGTTGGGTTATTCTTACAGAGTCCTGTCTTCTACCaataaatttttagatttataaAGATTCTAAACTTAAAAGAAAGTTAATCTCTTGCagtaaaaaatataattttgagAGGGCTACAATTAACTTTCCTTAATTAGTTTTTCACCATAATATAGAGACaacaaaatgaattaaaattttaaaaaattgtcaaaaatataaaatcgacaaaatatttacgttttATTCATCTTATAAAAGATCTagtaataaatatttttagtgaTTCTTTTCCATTGAggataaataatttgtttttttatttcttttgtttaaaaaaaaaaactcttaaatTTTCCCtcatcaattaatttttaaaaatcttgAATTTGAGATACCATTAAAAGTTTtagaaattaatatatattggacactattgaaagaaagaaatattataaacaaaattagttgatttattatatttttaaaataatagatattTTTTCTAACACTTTaatttgtgtgtgtgtttttggTATCATAATTAATTGAGAAACTTCAACCAAATCCCATTTCCCACCAAACACAAACTACTCAACAAAATCACTTTGGGAGAAAATGAAAAAGGCCttcatatttaaacaaaaaatggAGGTTTAGGTAATTCCTTAATAAAATCCAAAAACCAACTCCATTTAATTCttgtttaataattaattaaattactagCTCCAATAATAACAACTTTTATTAATTCTCTCttttgaataataataacaataattataatTCTTGTCAAACAAAAAACTATAAAATCCCACAACGCTtcaccttcttcttcatcaaaaTCTCTCAAACTTCAATCAATATTTCCTCTCCTAATTTGCAAAATGGCTAAGACTCCtctttatttcttcttcttcttctttttgttggTGAGTTTCTATGGTGTAAGATCTGCCATTGCTGCCAGAGTATTAATGGATGATGACGCCGACGCCGAGTCTCTGTCACAAACGCCGGCAGTTACCCCTCCTCTGGCCACCATCCCCTCGCCGGCCACCACTTTTCCGGCAACTCAGGTTtccccttttttctttcttatttattttcttaaattttttttgaacATGTTGTCATTTGAAGATTTATTAGGAAAGTTGTACAACTCAATTAGTATAAACAACAATTTCATCTCTATCAAATACAAAGATGAAAAAGAGAAGTTTAATGACTTTCAAATCCAACTAAAGAGAAGTTACAAGTTGTTTAATTGCTTCGTTAATATTGTCAGGGTGGAACAACCGCACTACCATCAACCACGGGAAGCTCAGTTCCAGCAACCACTCCATCTCCGGCCGCTACCAACGACGACGAGGAAGACGACTCTGCAATACCCCGAACCAATCCGCCAGTGGCAGCAACCAACAATCCAGGACCAACACAAGATGATCAAGAAGATGACAATGCAACTACTACTCCAGCCGCGGTATCACCGACCGCTGCCGTACCCACATTACCATCACCGCCAACTGAGCCCCTTCCTGCTGCAGTTAAGGGTCCAGAACCAATTTCATTTTACATGCACGACATTCTCGGAGGATCCCATCCCTCCGCCCGAGTAGTCACCGGAATCGTGGCCAACTCAGATAGTAGTGGCATTGCGTTTTCGAAGCCCAACGACAACTTCTTCCCAATCCAAGGAACACTCCCTCTATTCAACAACGACAACCTCAAGAACATCatcaataacaacaacaacctCCCTTTCCTCGCCGGCTTCAATGGCGTCGCACAAGGCAACAACTTGCTCCTCCAAAATAGCGCCAACAATGGTATCCTCAGCGGTGATGAAGACAATAACCAGCCCTTCGTCACCGCTGGCCAACTCCCTTCTAGAGTTACTCTTCAACAGCTCATGTTCGGCTCCGTCACCGTGATTGACGACGAGCTGACCGAAGGCCATGAGCTCGGGTCCGCAGTGGTGGGTCGAGCACAAGGTTTTTACATGGCTAGCTCGTTGGATGGGACCAGTCAGACAGTGGCTTTAACGGCATTGTTTCACAGCGGTGGCCACGAGCACGTGGCTGAGGATAGCATAAGCTTCTTTGGGGTTCACCGGACAGCAACGGCAGGATCGCAGATTGCGGTAGTGGGGGGGACAGGGAAGTATGAGAATGCAAGAGGGTATGCAACAGTAGAGATGCTTCATCATCAAGAGGATCAACACACAACAGATGGTGCGGATACTATTATTCATTTTAGTGTTTATCTAACAGAGGAGTGAGATATAGACTTTGGGGTTTGATTTGTGTTTGAAGAAGATGGGTTTGGGAGTTTTAATTATGTGCATTTGAATCAAATATTATGGTgtgttttaattaaaatatcaaatcttTAATGTCAAAGTAATTTGCTTTTAGCTTATCTAATTGTCCATGTAATTAAAATCggttttaatttatttcaatGTAATTCAAAATTCATCGTTACACTGTAAGTTAATatgaaaaagaatataaataaaCGTGTCTAAACAAACATATCTCGAAAGAAACAAGCTACTAGCTTTCTAGTTTTCATTATTATAATTGATAGCTACACAAAACATACGAAGTTTTCTTTACAATCTAGAGCCAGCTATTCAAAGCGTACGTAGTTTTTAGACAGACAACCCATTTCTAGGGACTCATGCAAAAAATGGCTCAATGTTCGAAAACAATGAAATATGACATTTGGCTTACATCAACAAGGCATGAGTTTAGTACTTCGATGTCTTGCACCTCTCTCCTATATCTTCTTTTCTCACCTCAATTTATGTTCTTAGATCTCAATCTTCTCTCTTTCTcaattttgttctttcttcttcttcttcttcttcttccgttcttttttttttttttaacaattcttttctttgtcttttacatttcgtctttcatttctattcttttttgtttcttttctacatttccatttttctgttttttagcATTTCtactctttatttttttctctttgtttaTATGTTTCTTTAAGAATCGAACATCGAACGTAAAACATGTatatataacataaataaaacTTAGAGCATCAAATATGGAGCATCAAACAGCTAATATCTAGTATATATCTAAGTATCTAGTATATAAGATAGAGTATATTGATATAAAGTATAGAACATATATAGAGCATCAAGTATCGAGCATCGAACATCGAGAAGTCAGTATCtattattaagtatataaaGGATCAAGTGCGTGATGGTTTTCAATGACGAATTAATAAATTCACAAGGTGTTAATTCAAGCAATAGACCATTTTTCATTCACTCTTAAGATCAACTTGGCCATTTTTCATTTGAGCTGAGGTAATATGTACGACGAATCACCCGTCCATCTATACGGTTTTTCCAAAAAGTAAAAGGGTTTAATTTGTTTGGGGATTAAAATATAATCAAAATCATAGAGAATTTAAGGAGTGCTGAGGTGGAAAGAACTAATCAATgataaaacaaaaatgaaattgtGACGTGTGAAAACAGTAGAACAACCAAAATCAAGTTGAAAACTATGAATATCTACCgacaaatcaaacataaaaagaATAGAGAATAGAGTAATATTTTTCGAATATTATCACTGCTGTAATAGTATACAATACATAGGGAGTGAGGAATCAAAATAAAGGACAAAAGATGGGGGCACTTTACACATATCACATTTAATATGATTGATACTGACTTAACAAATTAACCAATTTAACTTTTTACCCATATCACATTTAATATGATTGATACTGACTTAGCAAATTAACCAATTTTACTTTTTACACTTTTGTCTATTTATCTAATTGTAAAATGGCCTTAAATATACATTTCTTTTAATCTgttttctaaaatttggttggtgcctaatttttcttttagtatAAAAGATGAGAATCAACATCGGAGAAGTTATTATCTATTTTGagctaaaaagaaaaactttagaagcctaaaagaaccaaacaacaaaatttaaagaaaaaagaaacatctACTGGTGCTACCTTGATCAAAATTGGGGGTTGTAATTTAGTCCATTTATGTAGATGAATTGAAATACTAATTTGAATACactaaaaacaatatatatgatttcattactaaatcaataattaaaaaatattaagtacaattaaataaactaaaaataaaaaataatgatcTTAGCATTTAACCACACTTTCTGCCGATATTGACTACGTAGGTTGAGATTAGATTAAGAGAAGTCGTGTATACACGACTTTATAgtctaaataaaaaaaaaaaaaaaaaaaatatcccATTTTGTCTATAGTTTGAAATTTAACTCTATTTTTGCTTATTATTTTCCATATACCATATTCTTATCATCCATTTAGAAAACAACGCTATTTTTTACGTTCTTCCGATTTCagctttattttaattttaaataaaaaacaaagcAAGAAAATTGGTCTCAACTTTaaacttttgtttattttaaactATAACCTATTTTAATATCTACTGAAAAATTCTATGTTTGTTTCAATAATAATGTTGGTATGTATAATAATTAAGGATATGGATGACATttcaaacattaaaatttatttgatcaaaatgtcaaaattattttttctccgcccaaaataattattgataGGTTTCGTGATTATATACAATAAAACtctattatatataataatattcaagatttttgaactagataattttacaaattaaatttaattaaagaacaACATATCTTGATCCATGGATAATCTTCTTGAGAAATTGTGTTTCTCCTCCTTAACTTCCTTTAGAACATAATTTAAGTTTTTTGATGTAAATAATAAATTACTTAATCAAGTAGAGGATCATAcccaaaattttatttatagatACCACCCATCATAGTGTTTAATTAGGACGTTATTTTTAACTTAATGtgcctaataaaataataggtTCGAAAGAAATAAGTAACATATAATGCTATTAGGccacattaatgataatattatatttaaaataaatctaacacCAAAAAATAGTTATATAGCTAGTTCAGTAGACACCCATATTGACGTTGTTTTTTTAATGTTGAAGAACATTGATGGAGCTATACATCGGAAGTATAAATTTCCAAAATAGAAACTCATTAGTAGTATGACTGAGTCATatatctctctttttttaagacGTTTTGCAGCTTTGATCAGTATGTAATCAGTTCTAGAATTGCCTCGTCATCTTGATGAGGATAAAATAGCCTTTGTTCGTCCATTAAAGTTGCATTGAAACCAAACAGAAAACCAACATTCCAATAGATACTTGCTCGAAATTCTAAacaaaatatatcttttttcgATTCGATACTCCCAAATGAGAATCGAAGTGGGATATATATAGTGGAGGAAATGCAACGGTTCAACGGTCCAAGATTAAATATATGAAGAAATGGTTCAATGATCCAAAATTAACTATGAAGAAACAGTTGGTCCAAAATTAATTATGATTTGAAGAAAAACGGTTCAATTGTCCACaatattaattaatgaaaaacGATTCAACTGTCAAAATTTATTTTAGCAAAAAGATAAGTCtatcattattttatttcactATGCCACGCCTCGCCGACCACACGTGGAAATATTGACAAAGTCACATTTGCCTATCTCCTCACCCTCTTTAAAACTTGGATACCCCTTTTGAGCCCAAACCCACAACTCAAAATATGAGTATTTAAGGGATCGGAGCTTCCACACTTTGCTTTCTAAGCAATGTGAGAATCTATTTTTggataaaacaataatttttttatttaaacaatttttcatcaacaaaatcccctacttgaaatttttttaccaATTAATCATtgacttgaaattttttttaaaatcggCATTATTGTTCGATTCTAtgattaatttattttctaagtCAAAGAACCTATAAGATTTACTGTTTTCAACGTATGCTATAAAGACACACTCGTATGCTCGACTGGCTAGTTTTCTCCTCTTAGGATCAGGAATTGTAAGATAGGCTAGACAACCTCATGTTTTGAGATAAGAGAAGTTTGATGTTTTATTCTTAAAGATCACTTCGTAAGGTGAAGTTGTGTTATTTGTTTTAGAAATCCTATTAAGGACACAACTGAATGACATAATTATTTCATCCCACAAAGGTGGTACTACATGCTTCCAAATCTAGTGAAATAGCAACTACTAACTCAATTagagttctattttttctttcaactttttcattCATTTCAATGGTGTAGTTTTCTCATGTATTGTtccttttgagttataaaactcATTATAGGCAACGAAATCATATTTTGCTCTTCTATCACTACGAAGTCTCCTTAATCCTCTTATTAATTAAACTAATTTTCTACTTCAGTTACAAACACTTTAAACATGTCGAATGCATCACTTTTATTCTTATATGCAAGTAAATATAAAGGTAAAGACAGAACAATCATCTATAAATGGTATAAAATACCTTTTATTATTCAAAGTTATCATGCCATCAAATTCACATAGTTCATAATAAATCAATTCTAAAGGCTTAGTTAGCCTAGCTATAGATTTATACATGTGCAGTCTTACTTATCTTAGCTTAACTACAACATGCACATATTTATATCAAATTCATGTCAAGAAGATAATTTTGACCACTAAGCTTATTAAGTTGTATCaactttaaattaaacttttaaattttatcaaattaaGTTGCATTTAGACCAAGTGGTACACACATTTAAAATGCTGTAAATTTTAACCAATATGGAATAATCTTAAATTTGGACATAAAATGGGATAACCATTTATGAGTTGTAGGGAAAGGTTggagtttttttattttcccttAAAATCTTTTTGTTTTAATCAACTTAATtcacttttcttttcatttccttCTTAATTTAAGAAACACACAAGAGATAGTTCACATGCATCTTTTGACTTCCCTACCTATTCTTTTTAACAATTTGTTTGAAAGTTTCCCACATTTTCTAAATGTTTATTTAATCACCCTCTTTAGCACTTGAAAGTCCAAGAGAAAAGTGTTCTTAAACCAAAAATAAActtaactttattttatttaatctcttaaaataaaaactctTTAAAACTTATTTTGAATAGTTTTGTTAaatactatatttttttttaaaaaaaataagatttatttttaaaattaaatatttaaaaatgtatttCAAACATACTCTAATATAAAAGAGAGAATCGATGACAATCGAGACTTTGTAGATGAGAAGAAGGTAGATATATACCTCATTTTAAACGTGGCCAGCTTCACTTTTAAAGGTGTTTATATAGATGTAGTACATATATTCAATGGTCCATACACAATAATAATGCCAAAAACTTTGATTTTACACTTAGAACTTTTTGAAAggcaattaaaaaaatgatgggAATATCAAATGGGTATTCACTTAGAAATATTCCCCAActtgtaaaaagaaaagaaaacgaaGGGTTCATTCTCatcttatttatatatatatatatattcttgtttgctttattttcttttgtatttcaTCCTTAGTCCTCGTTTTCTTAATAAAAGAATCTCCATTTCTCGTAAAGAAATTTACCCAAGGAAGAATTGTATGTATTGTACTCAATAGTTTGTGATTTACGTAACCACAAGCATCGAATAGATCAATAGTTTTTGTAGCATGCAATGACCCTTGTTTTAATAGTAAATTATTCGTGGGCGCACGATGTCtatgttaaatttttttttttcttttatgattgcTCTTCGATATTAACATAACACCCTTCTCGTGCTCTTCTCGAAGAACGATTAGAATCAAATTGAAACTTTGCAAAGAATGAAAAAGTATCAATAACAATTAAGAAAAAATGAGATGCTCACGAACAATTCTAACAACTATTTATAAGAAcccaaacaaaaataattttcaattaaatatagaaaatgtTTCAAgctaattataaaaatttaaatcaattacagtttctaattttttaaaagtatagaAATATTTATGAGGAGTTAAAACACTGTAGATAATtcgaaaaaaattgaaaaaaagaaaattttgtgaCAAGTCATTTCAACAATTGACTACACATTGTCGATAATATTTAAGTaatttgtaaattttattatattgttGTATGATTGATACttgatttttattaaatagtaaTCGAAAAATATTTAACATCAAATAACCAAATgatgaaattattaaaaatataataaaatttgagagtttttttctttgtgttgtatttaaaaacaaccatatatattttaattacaattgatttatcaaaataattatatgaaatCAGAGAAGGAAAGCAAAAGAGAAAATTTGCtgtttttaaagagaaaaaaaaacatggttaggaaaaaaagagaaggcTCGAGAACAATTTATTTTGAGGGAAAACAACAAATTTGTGTAGGTTCGATAGGTTAGCGtcgtatctttttttttttttttctttttctctttatgAGACAGGGAATCGACACTTGAGAAAGGATGCTATGGCCAAGGAGAAGATGACACTAAACTTTAAAACGTGGGGATATATGGTTCATAATTCAATGGTCATTTAaggttgattttttcttttccttttctttttaatttcaacttttaaaaagGCATGATCAACGTAAATGATTGTGATATTCCAATGGGTTATTGCAAGCAGTATATATAACCCACGTTTCCCTTTAAGCGGTTACACATTTCCAAGTTTCTTCCT
This window encodes:
- the LOC103500183 gene encoding dirigent protein 24, which translates into the protein MAKTPLYFFFFFFLLVSFYGVRSAIAARVLMDDDADAESLSQTPAVTPPLATIPSPATTFPATQGGTTALPSTTGSSVPATTPSPAATNDDEEDDSAIPRTNPPVAATNNPGPTQDDQEDDNATTTPAAVSPTAAVPTLPSPPTEPLPAAVKGPEPISFYMHDILGGSHPSARVVTGIVANSDSSGIAFSKPNDNFFPIQGTLPLFNNDNLKNIINNNNNLPFLAGFNGVAQGNNLLLQNSANNGILSGDEDNNQPFVTAGQLPSRVTLQQLMFGSVTVIDDELTEGHELGSAVVGRAQGFYMASSLDGTSQTVALTALFHSGGHEHVAEDSISFFGVHRTATAGSQIAVVGGTGKYENARGYATVEMLHHQEDQHTTDGADTIIHFSVYLTEE